In Terriglobales bacterium, the genomic stretch TGGTCCGCGCCATCGCCTTCCAGCAACTGCACCGCAACGCCGCCAAGACCATCTTCGACCGCCTGGTGGCGGCCGCGGGTGACGGTGACGCACTCACGCCCGAGGCCATCCTCAAGCTCACGCCGCAACGCATGCGGAAGTGCGGGCTTTCCCGGCAGAAGTTGAGCTACATCCGCGACCTGGCGCGTCGCACGCGCTCCGGGGAGATCGAATTCGCCAAACTGCCGCACATGTCGGACGCCGAGGTCATCGAGCACCTGACGCGGGTGAAAGGCATCGGCGTGTGGTCGGCGCAGATGTTCCTGCTGTTCACGCTGCGGCGGCCGGACGTGCTGCCCACCACCGACTTCGGCATCCAGAACGCCATCCGCCAGGCCTACGGCAAGCGCAAGCTGCCTAAACCCAAACACGTGGAGAAGCTCGGACGCGCGTGGCATCCCTACTGCTCCGTGGCCAGTTGGTATCTGTGGCGGTCGCTCGACAAAAAAGCTTAACCACCCTTCGACTCCGCTCAGGGCAGGCTACGGACACGAAGGAACACAAAGGCGCCCGCGGAAGTCCTTCGTAAC encodes the following:
- a CDS encoding DNA-3-methyladenine glycosylase: MKKALAHLKQSDPVLAGVIARVGPMKMPRIPPTFHFVVRAIAFQQLHRNAAKTIFDRLVAAAGDGDALTPEAILKLTPQRMRKCGLSRQKLSYIRDLARRTRSGEIEFAKLPHMSDAEVIEHLTRVKGIGVWSAQMFLLFTLRRPDVLPTTDFGIQNAIRQAYGKRKLPKPKHVEKLGRAWHPYCSVASWYLWRSLDKKA